The proteins below are encoded in one region of Podarcis raffonei isolate rPodRaf1 chromosome 8, rPodRaf1.pri, whole genome shotgun sequence:
- the PANK4 gene encoding 4'-phosphopantetheine phosphatase, which produces MAERGGRGGGRNSGGVSGSLDKSITLPPDEIFRNLENAKRFAIDIGGSLAKLAYYSTVQHKVARVRSFDQSGKDVEHESPYEITVQEEITARLHFIKFENAYIETCLDFIKDHLVNTETKVIKATGGGAYKFKDLIEKKLGLKLDKEDVMTCLIKGCNFVLKNIPHEAFAYMKDADPEFRFQMNHPHIFPYLLVNIGSGVSIVKVETEDKFEWIGGSSIGGGTFWGLGALLTQTKKFDELLQLASKGRHTNVDMLVKDVYGGAYQTLGLSGNLIASSFGKSATADKEFSKEDMAKSLLHMISNDIGQLACLYAKLHNLNKIYFGGFFIRGHPVTMRTITYSINFFSKGEVQALFLRHEGYLGAIGAFLKGAEQDNPNQYSWGENYAGSSGLMSTSPDICPMQRERSGTFDMLEMDRLERPLVNLPLLKDPSTYIPDTVDLTDDAMARKYWLSCFEEALDGVAKRAAASQPESVDAAERAEKFRQKYWDKLQTLRQQPFAYGTLTVRSLLDTREHCLNEFNFPDPYSKVKQKENGIALKCYQSVIDSLDSLGWEERQFALVKGLLAGNVFDWGAKAVSDVLETEPQFGFEEAKEKLQERPWLEDSYNEWLARLKASPHKCALIFADNSGIDIILGVFPFVRELLSRGTEVILACNSGPALNDVTYSESLLVTERIAATDPVIRDALKEEKLLLVQTGSSSPCLDLSRLDKGLANLVRERKTDLVIIEGMGRAIHTNYYAALKCESLKLAVIKNSWLADRLGGKIFSVIFKYEVPLK; this is translated from the exons GTGGGTCGTTGGCCAAATTGGCTTATTACTCAACAGTACAGCATAAAGTGGCAAGAGTGCGATCTTTTGATCAGTCAGGAAAG GACGTAGAACACGAATCGCCCTACGAAATCACGGTGCAGGAAGAGATAACGGCTCGGCTGCATTTCATTAAGTTTGAGAACGCCTATATTGAAACCTGTCTGGACTTCATCAAAGACCATCTCGTCAACACGGAAACGAAAGTGATCAAAGCCACAGGAGGTGGTGCGTACAAATTCAAAGACCTTATTGAGAAGAAGCTGGGACTAAA GTTAGATAAAGAAGATGTCATGACCTGCCTAATTAAAGGGTGCAACTTTGTGCTAAAGAACATCCCCCACGAGGCATTTGCATACATGAAGGATGCAGACCCAGAGTTCCGGTTTCAGATGAACCACCCACATATTTTCCCTTATTTGCTAGTCAATATCGGCTCGGGAGTTTCCATAGTGAAG GTGGAAACGGAAGATAAATTTGAGTGGATTGGAGGGAGCTCAATTGGAGGGGGCACTTTCTGGGGTCTCGGAGCATTGCTTACACAAACAAAG AAATTTGATGAGTTGCTGCAGCTTGCTTCGAAGGGACGGCACACAAACGTCGATATGCTTGTGAAGGATGTTTATGGTGGGGCCTACCAGACGCTGGGGCTAAGTGGAAACCTGATCGCCAGTAGTTTCGGGAAATCTGCCACAGCAGACAAAG AATTTTCCAAAGAAGACATGGCAAAAAGCTTGCTGCATATGATCAGCAACGATATTGGGCAGCTGGCTTGCCTCTACGCCAAACTCCACAACCTGAACAAAATTTATTTTGGAGGCTTTTTTATTCGAGGCCATCCAGTCACCATGCGCACAATTACTTACAGTATTAATTTCTTCTCCAAG GGAGAGGTTCAGGCCTTGTTCCTGAGGCACGAAGGATACCTGGGAGCCATCGGGGCGTTTCTGAAGGGAGCCGAGCAAGACA ATCCTAATCAGTACAGCTGGGGGGAAAACTACGCTGGCAGTTCTGGGCTCATGAGCACGTCGCCGGACATCTGCCCCATGCAGCGAGAAAGGAGCGGAACG TTTGACATGTTGGAAATGGATCGTTTGGAACGACCGCTTGTCAATCTTCCCTTGCTGAAGGATCCATCCACCTACATCCCGGACACAGTTGACCTCACCGACGATGCCATGGCTAGGAAGTACTGGCTCTCATGCTTCGAGGAGGCCTTGGACGGG GTCGCGAAGCGagctgcagccagccagccagagtcTGTTGATGCAGCTGAGCGAGCCGAGAAGTTCCGGCAGAAGTACTGGGACAAACTTCAGACGCTCCGGCAGCAGCCTTT TGCCTACGGCACCTTAACTGTTAGAAGTCTGCTGGATACGAGGGAGCACTGTTTGAATGAGTTCAACTTCCCAGATCCCTACTCCAAG gtaaaacagaaagaaaacgGCATCGCACTAAAGTGTTACCAGAGTGTTATCGACTCTTTGGATTCACTAGGCTGGGAGGAGCGGCAGTTCGCTCTGGTGAAAGGACTTCTTGCAGGGAACGTCTTTGACTGGGGAGCAAAAGCAGTCTCAGA CGTTCTTGAAACGGAGCCGCAGTTTGGATTTGAGGAAGCCAAGGAAAAACTGCAAG AACGCCCCTGGCTCGAAGATTCCTACAATGAATGGCTGGCACGACTCAag gcCTCCCCTCATAAATGTGCCTTAATTTTTGCAGATAACAGTGGAATAGACATCATATTAGGCGTCTTCCCCTTTGTCAGGGAGCTGCTCTCTAGGGGCACAGAG GTTATATTGGCTTGCAATTCTGGGCCTGCGCTAAATGATGTCACTTACAGTGAGTCCCTGCTTGTTACAGAGAGGATAGCAGCTACGGATCCTGTCATACG AGATGCCTTGAAGGAAGAGAAATTGCTCTTGGTACAGACAGGCTCAAGTTCACCCTGCTTGGACCTCAG CCGTCTAGACAAAGGTTTGGCCAACCTGGTCCGGGAGCGGAAGACCGACCTGGTCATCATCGAAGGAATGGGCCGCGCCATCCACACCAACTACTATGCAGCCCTCAAATGTGAGAGCCTCAAGCTTGCCGTCATCAAGAACTCTTGGCTGGCCGATCGCCTCGGCGGGAAGATCTTCAGCGTCATTTTCAAGTACGAGGTGCCCCTCAAATGA